One window of the Vicinamibacteria bacterium genome contains the following:
- a CDS encoding SpoIIE family protein phosphatase: MMPTERKPTSYRYQQALAPLVTRIEHPALRKRLSEVLTLLDFNSTLNRSMELSQILDLVLFVSMGETRASWAGILLRDDERLRPAARRGASDAAWLGLALPIPSEMDEAWTQEVMRQTKARLVMPLSKSDRLVGLLLLGERAEPYGDEETMFAEALCVSAAASIDNGRIYEELRELNQRLSFKVYQLNSLFDITRELNRSPDASRVYEVLLTSAMGHVLTTRALVLEKGSVVVERGVPLEPEGRRDLERVSAYFGSLSDDSRVENLDDESMRTLVASLGIDLVVPLRSGDVSHGALLLGPRASGKPPGDEDREFLRALASQAASALDNLRLTREWIEKQKIEKEMALAREIQRGLLPDGEPDIPGWDIAAINIPCLTVGGDYFDYLKREGSKHWLVIADVSGKGTGAALLMASVHAALHALAGIGDLTLDALSVRLNEIVYENTELNRYVTAFFASLDATTGELNFINAGHCYPLLVRQGGEVERLVEGAPVIGLLPEIRTRQGRVFLEPGDLVVMFTDGLSETRSPEGEEFEDERIIDLATRLRGRPSREIVAQLVSRVRVFAADAGLTDDLTLMVVQRN; encoded by the coding sequence ATGATGCCGACGGAGCGCAAGCCCACCTCGTACCGCTACCAGCAGGCCCTCGCCCCTCTGGTAACTCGCATAGAGCATCCGGCGTTGCGGAAGCGCCTTTCCGAAGTGCTCACTCTGCTGGATTTCAACTCCACGTTGAATCGGTCCATGGAGCTTTCCCAGATCCTGGACCTCGTCCTGTTCGTGTCCATGGGAGAGACGAGGGCGAGTTGGGCGGGGATCTTGCTCCGAGACGACGAGCGGCTGCGACCCGCTGCCCGACGAGGAGCCAGCGACGCCGCCTGGCTGGGTCTCGCTCTTCCGATCCCGAGCGAGATGGACGAGGCCTGGACTCAGGAGGTGATGCGTCAGACGAAAGCTCGGCTGGTCATGCCTCTTTCCAAGTCCGACCGGCTCGTTGGGTTGCTGCTGCTCGGTGAGAGAGCCGAGCCCTATGGGGACGAGGAAACGATGTTTGCCGAAGCGCTGTGCGTGTCGGCCGCCGCTTCGATCGACAACGGACGCATCTATGAAGAGCTTCGAGAGTTGAATCAGAGGCTCTCCTTCAAGGTCTATCAGCTCAACTCGCTCTTCGATATCACGCGCGAGCTCAACCGGAGCCCCGATGCCAGCCGGGTCTACGAAGTGCTCCTCACCAGCGCGATGGGGCACGTGTTGACCACTCGGGCACTGGTGCTGGAGAAAGGAAGCGTCGTCGTCGAGAGAGGAGTTCCGCTCGAGCCCGAGGGGCGTCGGGATCTCGAGCGTGTGAGCGCCTATTTCGGGTCGCTCTCCGACGACAGCCGCGTCGAGAACCTGGACGACGAATCGATGCGAACGCTCGTGGCGAGCCTGGGGATCGACCTGGTCGTTCCGCTCCGATCGGGAGACGTCAGCCATGGCGCGCTCCTTCTCGGGCCACGAGCCTCGGGCAAGCCGCCCGGCGATGAGGATCGCGAGTTCCTTCGCGCCCTCGCGTCTCAAGCGGCATCGGCGCTCGACAACCTCAGACTCACACGCGAATGGATCGAGAAACAGAAGATCGAGAAGGAAATGGCCCTCGCGCGCGAGATTCAGCGAGGGCTCCTCCCCGATGGCGAGCCCGATATTCCCGGCTGGGACATTGCCGCGATCAACATCCCCTGTCTCACCGTGGGTGGAGACTACTTCGACTACCTGAAGCGCGAGGGCAGCAAGCACTGGCTCGTCATCGCCGACGTGTCGGGCAAGGGAACGGGCGCAGCGCTCCTCATGGCCTCGGTGCACGCGGCGCTTCACGCTCTCGCGGGCATCGGCGACCTGACCCTCGACGCACTGAGCGTCCGTCTGAACGAGATCGTCTACGAAAATACCGAGCTGAATCGTTACGTCACCGCTTTTTTCGCCTCCCTCGACGCAACGACGGGCGAGCTGAACTTCATCAATGCCGGCCATTGCTATCCTCTCCTGGTGAGGCAAGGCGGTGAGGTCGAGCGGCTGGTCGAGGGTGCGCCGGTGATCGGCCTTCTCCCCGAGATTCGGACGCGGCAAGGGCGCGTCTTCCTCGAGCCGGGAGATCTCGTCGTCATGTTCACCGACGGGCTCTCCGAGACCCGCAGTCCCGAGGGGGAGGAGTTCGAGGATGAAAGGATTATCGACCTCGCGACCCGACTCAGAGGCCGGCCGTCACGCGAGATCGTCGCCCAGCTGGTAAGCCGTGTTCGTGTCTTTGCGGCGGACGCCGGCTTGACGGATGATTTGACCTTGATGGTCGTGCAGCGGAACTGA
- a CDS encoding ATP-binding protein: MPRKASRRGGKDDGPKRRAAMELRFPSESRYLHMVHELTRRLAESTGFDASEAEKIALAVDEAATNVIQHAYHGEPGHSIEVHFDPEGESLDIVIFHDGEALESLPVPDFDLEDLVAKRRKGGLGLTIMREMMDKVEHAKAGAGRNMCVMVRYKQKGR, translated from the coding sequence ATGCCCAGAAAGGCTTCGAGGCGGGGCGGGAAAGACGACGGCCCCAAACGTCGCGCCGCGATGGAGCTTCGTTTCCCGAGTGAGAGTCGCTATCTGCACATGGTGCACGAGCTCACCCGTCGCCTCGCCGAGTCAACGGGGTTCGACGCTTCCGAGGCAGAGAAGATTGCCCTCGCGGTCGACGAGGCGGCGACGAACGTTATCCAGCACGCCTACCATGGTGAGCCAGGGCACTCGATCGAAGTTCATTTCGATCCCGAGGGTGAGAGTCTCGATATCGTGATCTTTCACGACGGCGAAGCCCTCGAGTCGCTTCCCGTTCCCGATTTCGATCTCGAAGACCTCGTGGCCAAGAGGCGAAAGGGTGGGCTCGGGCTCACCATCATGCGGGAGATGATGGACAAGGTCGAGCACGCCAAGGCCGGCGCCGGCAGGAACATGTGCGTCATGGTTCGCTACAAGCAGAAGGGACGCTAG